Within the Corynebacterium tuberculostearicum genome, the region CCGCGCTTCCCGAGGGCCCCAATAACCGCATCTATGATTCCTTCGACGTGGGCACGCTAATGCGTTTCAATCTGGTCGATACCCGCCAATACCGCGAAGCATCTGCAGAAGATGCCAGCATCTTGGGCGCGGAGCAGGAGCAGTGGCTCAACGATAAGCTCGCCACTTCCCCGGCACAGTGGAACGTGGTGGTCAATAGCGTGGTCGTCGTGCCGATCGCCGATAGCACCGATCAATGGGACGGCTTCCCCGCAGCGCGTCGCCGGCTTATCGAATCCCTTTCCAAGGTCAGTGACCCGATTGTCTTCACCGGCGATATTCATCAGCACTGCGCTGCCGAAATCCAATCTGAATCCGGCCAACCTGTAGGAGTGGAATTGGTTGCTACTTCCATTGCTTCCGATGGCGATGGCTTCGCCGGCTCCAAGAGCACCGAGTGGCTGGAAAAGCCATATGTGAAGGCCATGGATAAACGCCGCGGCTACATCAAGGTGCGCGCTTCCCGCGAGCACCTTGATTCCGAATTCGTCGTCGTGCCTTGGATCGAGCGTGATGATACCGCCCCGCGTGAGACTGCTTTCTCCTTCCGCACCAATGCCGGCGAGCACACGCTGCGCTCCCTCTAAACCCCGAAAGGACAATTCATCATGGGACTTTTTAGCTCGCTTTCCTCTTCTTCCTCTCGCCGCGGTTCTTCCCGCAAGAGTTCTTCTGACCAGGATTCCTCTGCCCCAGCTCCTGGTGCGGTTGCTGCTCCGCCGGCCGTAACCGGTGTTCAGGCAGAGTCGCAGCTCATGGAAAATTACGTCACCTGGGAGCCTGCCTCCTGGGACGTCGTTTTGGATCACTATCGCGTCATCGGCACTGATTCCAATGGTGTAGACGTGCTGTTGGGCAAGACGATCTTTCCCTTCTTCCGCCACTCCCGGCGCGATGTTGTCGGTGAAAAGTGGTCTTATTATGTCAAGGTGGTTGATGCTGCCGGTGCTGAGTCCTCTCCTTCTGGCAAAGCGACGTCTACCTCCCTGCCTTCGGTCACTGCTGGCACAGCGCTAGCTACGATTGGTTCCTTTGACCGAAAGGGCACGGAGTTTCAGTATTCCCCAAAGGACTACAAGAAGATCGTCACCGCGCATCCAGACCAGACAATCACTGTTGGACCGGATGCTACGCCCGCCGACGTCCCCTACCTTCTCCCCGGCCCCGGCGATAAGTGGGCGGGAAGCAAGGCTTACACGCTGAAGTGGACGGTGAAATTGGATAAGCCCACCGCGAAAGCGGCACTGGCGCTATGGCTCATTGACACTACCAAGCTCGGCGGCATTCTCGACGTCACTGTTAATGACTTTCATAAACAAGTAGAGCTCCCACAGGGCGCAACGCAAGGTTCGCGCCAAGGCGATGCCAGCGGGGACCCGACCCCGCTGCGCCCCGCAGCAATCGAGTTTGATCTCGCCGAAGATACCCTAAAGGAAGGAGAAAACCAGCTGGTTTTCACTCTCCGCGAAGGAGGCTGGCTTGCGTGGGATGCACTGGGGATTTTTGCTAAGTGACACCACTCAGACGGTGTTTTGCCTAGACTTGGAAAATTGTTCACCAATTTCTGATGTACGGTAGTAACATCTGCATACTCTATCTACCTCGCTAGCATCGCTAGTCTCCGGTGCTGAAAGGATTTAGCTCCCCTTATGCCTACTGTCTCTGATCGCCTAAACCGTGCCCAGCAGAATCATAATGCGGTGATTACCATCATCCCGTTTGATGAACACGCGGTGGATCTTTCGCCGACCCTCAAGGGGCTGCCGGTGGCGTTCAAGGACATTGTGAATGTGGCGTACGTACCAACCACCTGTGGCTCCAAGGTCAAAGCTGTCTGCACACCTGTGAAAGACGCGCCGGTGGTACAGCGTCTCACGGCCCAGGGCGCGCTGCCGGTGGCGAAGGCGAATCTACAGGAATTTTCCTATGGCATTTTAGGCGATGCCTCCGCGTACGGACGCGTTATCAACCCGCGCGATCCCGAAGTATGCGGCGGTGGGTCTAGCTCCGGGTCCGCCGCTTTAGTGGCGTGCGGTGCGCTCGACCTGACAGTTGGTTCCGATAGCGCTGGCTCGGTGCGCGTACCGGCCGCCTGCCAGGGCGTTTTGGGCTTTAAGCCCACCTTCGGGCTAATTCCGGTAGAAGGGGTCTTCCCCTTTGCCCCCAGCTTCGATTGCATTGGTTTCTTTGCCAGCTCCGTTGACCTAATTGAGCAGGCTTTTATCGCCACTACGGATGAGGAACCGGCCGCGGCACAGGACATTTCATCCATCGATGTCACCGCGCTTAAGGCCAAAGGCGAACGCTTTGCTGAACTCTTGGCGAAGCTGGAAACCTCGGACTTTGAACTCAGCGAGGGCGTAGATTTGGAAGAAACCATCGCCGCTACGGCCAAGCTCTATGAGCCGATGCGCCTGAAGGAAGTCTATGACGTCCACCGGCCATTGCTGGATCAGCGCGATAAGTACCAAGACGTTATCTTGCAGCGCGTTCTGGGTGGAGAAGATATCAGCCAAGAAAACTATGACGCGGCTGCACAGGGCGTAGAGAAGCTGCGCGAGGAAGCACTTGCTCTGCTTGGCGACGCCTCCATTATCCTCACCCCTACCCTCGATTCCGGTCCCCTCAAGTGGTCCAATATCACCCCAGACAATGCCGCGGAATCGGCTGCGAGCCTGCGGCGTTGGACCGAGCCTTTCAATGTGCTCGGATGGCCAGCTATTACCGTGCCGCTGCGCGGCGAAGAGGAAGAAGGAGTGGGTGATGCGGTGCAGGTCGTCGGCAAGCCGGGCGAAGACTTGACCGTCCTGCGCGTTGCCCGCACGCTGCAGGCCTTGCTCTAAGTCCCTGCTAGAAGGGTCTTTTCCTGCGTGCGCGGCCGCCAAAAGGCAGCCTCGACGGCGGTAAGTTCCTTGAAGTGCGCTGAGGTGAGCTCGTCCATCGCTTTGATATAGCCGGGGACCTCCTCGCGCGGCAGGCGCAAGCCCATGGTCAGGTGCGGGGTCCAGCGCGGCCCCCGCCCGTCTGGGTTGGCGGCACTGATTTTTCTCGCAGCAATTTCTAGCTCATCAGTGGTCTCAAGGAGCCAGGCCACGGTCTGCTTGCGCTTGGTGCCAAAAATGACGTTTCCTACCCGGCGAAAATCCGCGGGGATGACGGCCGGCAGCAGTTCGGCGGCCAAGTCCACCACTTCCGGCTGCATGTGCGGCGAAAAGGTCACCGTAATGTGCGGGCGTTGCTGCTGGATTGGAAAGCCGCGCTCAGCAAGACCGGCAAAGATGTCGCGCACCTGATCTTCCTGCTTTTTCGGCAGGTAGAGCAAGATATTATCCGGCGATGCTTTACTCACGAGCGAGCGTTCCCTTTCTATAGCGGAGTGCTTCCAGCGTACCGGCCATCGAGTAGGCAACCTCCTCTTGTGTCAACGCAAACGATTGCCGTTTAATGAGAGTCATGAGCACTACAGAGTCATCGCCCCTCATCCTCGCCATCACGGCGTGTCCGACGGGCATCGCGCATACCTATATGGCGGCCGAGAACCTCGAGGCCGCAGCCCAAGAGCTGGGCTACCGTATCAAGATTGAAACTCATGGTTCCATCGGCGTCGAGGGAACCTTTAGCAAGCAAGACATCGACGAAGCCGACGCCATTGTCATTGGTGCCGATACGGTCATTTCCAAGGACCGCTTCCACGGCAAGCGTCTCGAGGCCACCGGCGTGGACGAGGCCATCAAGCACCCGAAGGAACTGCTGAGCAGGTCCTTGAGCGCCACGCGCTGGGAGGGCTCTTCCGAGAAGACGGAGGAAGAGACGCCTCGGAAAAATAGCGTAGGCCAAACCTTGTACAAGGCACTGATGAACGGCGTCTCGCACATGATCCCATTCGTGGTCACTGGTGGCCTGCTCATTGCGGTGGCACTGTCCATCGGCGGCACGCCCACGCCTGAGGGCATGGCGATTCCGGAAGATAGCTTCTGGAATACAGTCAATGAGCTTGGCGCCCTGGCGTTCTCGCTTATGGTCCCGGTACTTTCCGGCTACATTGCAGTGGGCATCGCGGATCGCCCGGGCCTTGCCCCTGGCCTTATTACCGGACTCATCGCCACCACCGGCTCGCTTTACGGTTCTGAGGCAGGTGCCGGATTCTTGGGCGGCATTGTCACCGGTATTTTGTCCGGCTATGTGGCTCTTGCCATTAAGAAGATTCCGGTGCACAAGTTCATCGCACCGATTTGGCCCATCATCGTTATCCCGATTTTCACCACGCTCATCGTGGGGCTCATCTTCATCTTGCTCATTGGTGCGCCGGTCTCGGCCGCGTTCGAGGCAATGACCAACTATCTCGCTGGAATGCAGGGCTCCTCCGTCATCGTGCTGGGCCTTATCCTGGGCGCCATGATCGCCTTCGATATGGGTGGCCCCTTCAATAAAACGGCCTTCCTCTTCGGCGGCGGTATGATCGCGGCCGGCAATGCGGCGCCGATGGGCATGGCGGCATGTGCGATTGCCGTACCTCCCCTCGCCGTGGGCGTAGCTACGCTCCTGCGCCGCCGCTGGTTTACCAAGGCTGAAAAGGATGCGGGTATCGCCGCGTTGTTCATGGGATTCTTCGGCATCACCGAAGGCGCCATCCCGCTTGCGGCTGCACGCCCGCTACAGGTCATCCCCGCCAATGTTGCCGGTGGTGCCGTAGCCGGTGCGCTCGCCGGTCTTTTCGGTGCACAAGACCACGTCATGCACGGCGGCCCGATCGTCGCGGTGCTCGGCGCGGTAGATAACGTCGTTGGCTTCTTTATCGCCATGCTTGCCGGCATCGCTGTCTGTGCTGGCCTTATTCTCCTGCTGGTGGGATTGACGCAGCGCAAGGATAAGCCGCTTGTTGCTGTCGATACGATTAGCCTTGATAAAGATCTGGGTTCATCTAGCGAAGAGGTCATTCGCTCCATGGTGAAGCTTACTTCCTCCCGCATGTCCGATATGGAGGCGGTAGCTGGGGCTGCCTTAAAGCGCGAGTCAACCCGCTCTACCGGGGTAGGCCACGGCGTGGCCATTCCACACGCACGCTCGGCCGGCGTGAAAGTGCCCACCCTTGCCTTTGCCCGCCTACCCGAAGGTATTACATGGGGAGAAGGCGAAGAACCGACTAACCTTGCCTTCCTTATCGCTGTGCCTGATAATGCCGGCAAGCAACACCTCAAGCTGCTGTCCAAGCTGGCGCGCAGCATCATGAAAGAAGACTTCCGCAACCAGCTTTATGGCGCACAAACCCGCAAGGAAGCAGCCGAGATCATTTCCTCGGCTCTTTCTCCTGCCCCAGCTTCTCAAGGGACAGAAGCGCCCGCAAAGGCATAATACTTCGTTCAATGTGGCGCTCGGCGATTCATCGCCGGGCGCTTTTCTTATTCCTTTCTAAACCCCGTTCACCGAGCGCACAACGACGCCGAGAGACAACTGCCGGGCAACACCCATAGAAGCAAAGGACAGGTAGAGGTTAAGCAACCTAGTAAATCTCACGATCTTTATAGGTTCAACCAAGAAACGGACGCGTTTGCCTATGCCTGACTTAAAACTCCACCCTCATGACTCAAGCACTTACTGCTTCTCCGAGAATCTAAGACACTGACTAGAAACCACCCCCGTTGGGGAGGAGAAATACGCAACCGACTGAGGGATTTCAGGAGTTTCCTAGCTCAATTCGAGAAATAACTAAGAAGCAATTAGTTATACGGAACATCAACTTCAAATATTCTAATAATTGCTGTTCAAGTCGATTTTATCTGCTGGAATTGATTAACTTTTAAACAAAGGGGAACGGATTTTTCTGTTGATTCTCCCAGTTTCCCGCCTGATTCTCCGCCAGGTTACAGAAGAAAGGTTCCGCTCATGTTCACCCCTACTATTCGCTTCTCCACCAAAAAATTTATAGCCCCTGCCCTTGCAGCAGCCATCGCATTGGGCATGTGCGTTGCACCCGCTGAAGCCTCCAGCTCCCTAAGTTCCTCGGGCAACTTTAATGGCGCGAACCTTCCGGTGCCGACGCTAAACCTTCCCGCCGCGCCGGCTACAGCAGCAAAGCCCGCCGCTCCGGCTTCCAATCGCGTGCAGAGCATCATCAACCACACCAACGAATACCGCCAGGCACACGGCCTGCGCCCGGTTCGCGCTAATGCCGCACTCAATGGGCTGGCTCAAGATTGGGCCGACCAGCTGGTGCGCGCTGATAAGCTCAGCCACCGCCCGCAGCACTGGAACTACTACCCTTCCAA harbors:
- a CDS encoding polysaccharide lyase family protein, with amino-acid sequence MGLFSSLSSSSSRRGSSRKSSSDQDSSAPAPGAVAAPPAVTGVQAESQLMENYVTWEPASWDVVLDHYRVIGTDSNGVDVLLGKTIFPFFRHSRRDVVGEKWSYYVKVVDAAGAESSPSGKATSTSLPSVTAGTALATIGSFDRKGTEFQYSPKDYKKIVTAHPDQTITVGPDATPADVPYLLPGPGDKWAGSKAYTLKWTVKLDKPTAKAALALWLIDTTKLGGILDVTVNDFHKQVELPQGATQGSRQGDASGDPTPLRPAAIEFDLAEDTLKEGENQLVFTLREGGWLAWDALGIFAK
- a CDS encoding CAP domain-containing protein, giving the protein MFTPTIRFSTKKFIAPALAAAIALGMCVAPAEASSSLSSSGNFNGANLPVPTLNLPAAPATAAKPAAPASNRVQSIINHTNEYRQAHGLRPVRANAALNGLAQDWADQLVRADKLSHRPQHWNYYPSNIPAGGENVLQAWSDYSDALLVKLWYESPGHRKIMLDPRAKTIGVGVAINSEGKLYAVQNYGR
- a CDS encoding 2'-5' RNA ligase family protein, which encodes MSKASPDNILLYLPKKQEDQVRDIFAGLAERGFPIQQQRPHITVTFSPHMQPEVVDLAAELLPAVIPADFRRVGNVIFGTKRKQTVAWLLETTDELEIAARKISAANPDGRGPRWTPHLTMGLRLPREEVPGYIKAMDELTSAHFKELTAVEAAFWRPRTQEKTLLAGT
- a CDS encoding fructose-specific PTS transporter subunit EIIC, with protein sequence MSTTESSPLILAITACPTGIAHTYMAAENLEAAAQELGYRIKIETHGSIGVEGTFSKQDIDEADAIVIGADTVISKDRFHGKRLEATGVDEAIKHPKELLSRSLSATRWEGSSEKTEEETPRKNSVGQTLYKALMNGVSHMIPFVVTGGLLIAVALSIGGTPTPEGMAIPEDSFWNTVNELGALAFSLMVPVLSGYIAVGIADRPGLAPGLITGLIATTGSLYGSEAGAGFLGGIVTGILSGYVALAIKKIPVHKFIAPIWPIIVIPIFTTLIVGLIFILLIGAPVSAAFEAMTNYLAGMQGSSVIVLGLILGAMIAFDMGGPFNKTAFLFGGGMIAAGNAAPMGMAACAIAVPPLAVGVATLLRRRWFTKAEKDAGIAALFMGFFGITEGAIPLAAARPLQVIPANVAGGAVAGALAGLFGAQDHVMHGGPIVAVLGAVDNVVGFFIAMLAGIAVCAGLILLLVGLTQRKDKPLVAVDTISLDKDLGSSSEEVIRSMVKLTSSRMSDMEAVAGAALKRESTRSTGVGHGVAIPHARSAGVKVPTLAFARLPEGITWGEGEEPTNLAFLIAVPDNAGKQHLKLLSKLARSIMKEDFRNQLYGAQTRKEAAEIISSALSPAPASQGTEAPAKA
- a CDS encoding amidase — translated: MPTVSDRLNRAQQNHNAVITIIPFDEHAVDLSPTLKGLPVAFKDIVNVAYVPTTCGSKVKAVCTPVKDAPVVQRLTAQGALPVAKANLQEFSYGILGDASAYGRVINPRDPEVCGGGSSSGSAALVACGALDLTVGSDSAGSVRVPAACQGVLGFKPTFGLIPVEGVFPFAPSFDCIGFFASSVDLIEQAFIATTDEEPAAAQDISSIDVTALKAKGERFAELLAKLETSDFELSEGVDLEETIAATAKLYEPMRLKEVYDVHRPLLDQRDKYQDVILQRVLGGEDISQENYDAAAQGVEKLREEALALLGDASIILTPTLDSGPLKWSNITPDNAAESAASLRRWTEPFNVLGWPAITVPLRGEEEEGVGDAVQVVGKPGEDLTVLRVARTLQALL